The following coding sequences lie in one Primulina huaijiensis isolate GDHJ02 chromosome 2, ASM1229523v2, whole genome shotgun sequence genomic window:
- the LOC140965670 gene encoding uncharacterized protein: MENRALRKEMKESRRTRAFEEDMQNQYGSGNVGGSSSSPSANPNLRKQMTRSFSVREGAQLPAKEIDSYMFSSKRKSIKNWFAPEKVKDVGKAISKWFIYNAIPFHAADSGPYYQAMINTIADVGPGVQGPSGRQIGGVFLEEKVEDITIYLNTLKSKWPKYGCTIMCDGWSTRNKHPIINFMIYCDPNMIFHSSMDCTNKRKTADFILSLLNNVIDDIGEENVVHVVTDSESANKAAGQKLMIERPHMFWSHCAAHCIDLMLEDIGKITKKVSSGIVKI; encoded by the exons ATGGAAAATAGGGCATTGCGAAAAGAAATGAAAGAAAGTCGTAGAACAAGAGCATTTGAGGAAGATATGCAAAACCAATATGGTTCag gAAATGTTGGTGGTAGTTCATCATCACCAAGTGCAAATCCCAATTTAAGAAAACAGATGACTCGTAGCTTTAGCGTACGAGAGGGAGCTCAGTTACCAGCGAAAGAGATTGATTCTTACATGTTTTCATCAAAACGAAAGAGTATAAAAAATTGGTTTGCTCCTGAAAAGGTCAAAGATGTTGGGAAGGCTATTTCAAAATGGTTTATATACAATGCAATTCCATTTCATGCAGCAGATAGTGGTCCATACTACCAAGCAATGATTAATACCATCGCAGATGTTGGACCTGGAGTACAAGGTCCTTCGGGACGTCAAATAGGTGGTGTTTTCCTGGAAGAGAAGGTAGAAGATATCACTATATATTTGAATACATTAAAATCCAAATGGCCAAAATATGGATGTACAATAATGTGTGATGGTTGGAGCACACGCAACAAGCATCCtatcattaattttatgatatactGCGATCCCAACATGATATTTCATAGTTCAATGGATtgcacaaacaaaagaaagacaGCCGATTTTATATTATCTCTTTTGAATAATGTTATTGACGATATTGGAGAAGAAAATGTTGTACATGTGGTTACAGATAGTGAAAGTGCAAACAAAGCTGCTGGACAAAAATTGATGATTGAAAGACCTCACATGTTTTGGTCACATTGTGCTGCACACTGCATTGATCTTATGCTTGAAGATATTGGTAAGATAACAAAG AAAGTCTCGTCCGGTATTGTCAAGATTTGA